The following coding sequences are from one Ochotona princeps isolate mOchPri1 chromosome 8, mOchPri1.hap1, whole genome shotgun sequence window:
- the SIX2 gene encoding homeobox protein SIX2 isoform X1, with translation MSMLPTFGFTQEQVACVCEVLQQGGNIERLGRFLWSLPACEHLHKNESVLKAKAVVAFHRGNFRELYKILESHQFSPHNHAKLQQLWLKAHYIEAEKLRGRPLGAVGKYRVRRKFPLPRSIWDGEETSYCFKEKSRSVLREWYAHNPYPSPREKRELAEATGLTTTQVSNWFKNRRQRDRAAEAKERYEENSENSNSHNPLAASLNGSGKSVLGSSEDEKTPSGTPDHSSSSPALLLSPPPPPGLPSLHSLGHPPGPSAVPVPVPGGGGADSLQHHHGLQDSILNPMAASLVDLGS, from the exons ATGTCCATGCTGCCCACCTTCGGCTTCACGCAGGAGCAAGTGGCGTGCGTGTGCGAGGTGTTGCAGCAGGGCGGCAACATCGAGCGGCTGGGCCGCTTCCTGTGGTCGCTGCCTGCCTGTGAGCACCTCCACAAGAATGAAAGCGTGCTCAAGGCCAAGGCCGTGGTGGCCTTTCACCGCGGCAACTTCCGCGAGCTCTACAAGATCCTGGAGAGCCACCAGTTCTCGCCACACAACCACGCCAagctgcagcagctgtggctcaAGGCGCACTACATCGAGGCCGAGAAGCTGCGCGGCCGGCCCCTGGGCGCCGTGGGCAAGTACCGCGTGCGCCGCAAGTTCCCACTGCCGCGCTCCATCTGGGACGGCGAGGAGACCAGCTACTGCTTCAAGGAGAAGAGCCGCAGCGTGCTGCGCGAGTGGTACGCACACAACCCCTACCCGTCCCCGCGCGAGAAACGCGAGCTGGCCGAGGCCACCGGCCTCACCACCACGCAGGTCAGCAACTGGTTCAAGAACCGTCGGCAGCGCGACCGGGCGGCCGAGGCCAAGGAAAGGTACGA AGAGAACAGCGAGAACTCCAACAGCCACAACCCGCTGGCGGCGTCACTGAACGGCAGCGGCAAGTCGGTGCTAGGCAGCTCCGAGGACGAGAAGACGCCGTCTGGGACGCCGGACCACTCCTCGTCCAGTCCGGCGCTGCTGCTCAGCCCGCCGCCGCCCCCCGGGCTGCCGTCCCTGCACAGCCTGGGCCACCCTCCGGGCCCCAGCGCGGTGCCGGTGCCCGTGCCGGGCGGAGGCGGCGCGGACTCACTGCAGCACCACCACGGCCTGCAGGACTCCATCCTTAACCCCATGGCGGCCAGTCTTGTGGACCTGGGCTCCTAG
- the SIX2 gene encoding homeobox protein SIX2 isoform X2 has protein sequence MSMLPTFGFTQEQVACVCEVLQQGGNIERLGRFLWSLPACEHLHKNESVLKAKAVVAFHRGNFRELYKILESHQFSPHNHAKLQQLWLKAHYIEAEKLRGRPLGAVGKYRVRRKFPLPRSIWDGEETSYCFKEKSRSVLREWYAHNPYPSPREKRELAEATGLTTTQVSNWFKNRRQRDRAAEAKERENSENSNSHNPLAASLNGSGKSVLGSSEDEKTPSGTPDHSSSSPALLLSPPPPPGLPSLHSLGHPPGPSAVPVPVPGGGGADSLQHHHGLQDSILNPMAASLVDLGS, from the exons ATGTCCATGCTGCCCACCTTCGGCTTCACGCAGGAGCAAGTGGCGTGCGTGTGCGAGGTGTTGCAGCAGGGCGGCAACATCGAGCGGCTGGGCCGCTTCCTGTGGTCGCTGCCTGCCTGTGAGCACCTCCACAAGAATGAAAGCGTGCTCAAGGCCAAGGCCGTGGTGGCCTTTCACCGCGGCAACTTCCGCGAGCTCTACAAGATCCTGGAGAGCCACCAGTTCTCGCCACACAACCACGCCAagctgcagcagctgtggctcaAGGCGCACTACATCGAGGCCGAGAAGCTGCGCGGCCGGCCCCTGGGCGCCGTGGGCAAGTACCGCGTGCGCCGCAAGTTCCCACTGCCGCGCTCCATCTGGGACGGCGAGGAGACCAGCTACTGCTTCAAGGAGAAGAGCCGCAGCGTGCTGCGCGAGTGGTACGCACACAACCCCTACCCGTCCCCGCGCGAGAAACGCGAGCTGGCCGAGGCCACCGGCCTCACCACCACGCAGGTCAGCAACTGGTTCAAGAACCGTCGGCAGCGCGACCGGGCGGCCGAGGCCAAGGAAAG AGAGAACAGCGAGAACTCCAACAGCCACAACCCGCTGGCGGCGTCACTGAACGGCAGCGGCAAGTCGGTGCTAGGCAGCTCCGAGGACGAGAAGACGCCGTCTGGGACGCCGGACCACTCCTCGTCCAGTCCGGCGCTGCTGCTCAGCCCGCCGCCGCCCCCCGGGCTGCCGTCCCTGCACAGCCTGGGCCACCCTCCGGGCCCCAGCGCGGTGCCGGTGCCCGTGCCGGGCGGAGGCGGCGCGGACTCACTGCAGCACCACCACGGCCTGCAGGACTCCATCCTTAACCCCATGGCGGCCAGTCTTGTGGACCTGGGCTCCTAG